In a genomic window of Alphaproteobacteria bacterium:
- the uvrC gene encoding excinuclease ABC subunit UvrC, translating into MSEQSPKPSIEAGLRIIAEAVKTLSLTPGVYRMIAGDGEVLYIGKAKALKKRVASYLNFAKQPIRLQRMIAQTQKMEFIATHTEAEALLLESSLIKSLQPRYNILLRDDKSFPFILIREDHEFAQVQKHRGAKNIKGSYFGPFAGAADVNRTLAILQRAFLLRNCSDSTFAQRERPCLQYHIKRCTAPCVGLVNREDYGEQVQGARDFLSGKSRQIQERMQTVMTEASAAMDYERAAAIRDRIRALTSVQVSQEFGDVGEAELDVLALHHEGGKSCVQVFFFRGGQSFGNRSYFPRHDSEEKPEDILAAFLAQFYQGKPVPKNVLVSHEIPRKGVIEEALAAQSGYKVSINLPLRGKRRKVIDFALGNAREALTRHLLSQAGQARMLAGVADLFGMAEPPERIEVYDNSHISGTNMVGAMIVAGPEGFQKNAYRRFNIKQADAADDYGMMREVLTRRFKRALKEQEENGRTSWPDLLLIDGGQGQYNVCREVLEECGVLGEVVLVAISKGPDRNAGREKFYIEGRTPFQLPVNDPVLHFLQRLRDEAHRFAIAGHRGKRQKQMVASPLDDVPGIGARRKKTLLMYFGSAKAVAAAGIEDLMKVEGISRAVAQKIYDHFHG; encoded by the coding sequence ATGAGCGAACAGAGCCCCAAGCCTTCGATCGAAGCCGGATTAAGGATTATCGCGGAGGCGGTGAAGACGCTCTCGCTGACGCCGGGGGTTTACCGAATGATCGCGGGGGACGGCGAGGTTTTATATATCGGTAAAGCCAAGGCTCTGAAAAAGCGGGTGGCTTCGTACCTGAATTTTGCCAAGCAGCCGATCCGCTTGCAGCGGATGATCGCGCAGACGCAAAAGATGGAGTTCATCGCCACGCATACGGAGGCGGAAGCGCTGCTGTTGGAATCCAGCCTGATTAAGTCGCTTCAGCCGCGCTATAATATTTTGCTGCGCGACGATAAATCCTTTCCGTTTATCCTGATCCGTGAGGACCATGAATTCGCGCAGGTGCAGAAGCACCGAGGCGCTAAAAACATAAAAGGCAGTTATTTCGGGCCGTTTGCCGGAGCGGCGGACGTCAACCGGACGCTGGCGATCCTGCAGCGGGCGTTCCTGTTGCGGAATTGCAGCGACAGTACGTTCGCGCAGCGGGAGCGGCCGTGCCTGCAATATCATATCAAGCGCTGCACCGCGCCGTGTGTCGGGCTGGTGAACCGGGAGGATTACGGTGAGCAGGTGCAGGGTGCGCGGGACTTCCTGAGCGGGAAGAGCCGGCAGATTCAGGAGCGGATGCAGACGGTGATGACAGAGGCCAGCGCGGCGATGGATTACGAACGCGCTGCTGCGATCCGTGACCGTATTCGAGCGCTGACGAGTGTACAGGTGAGTCAGGAGTTTGGGGATGTGGGTGAGGCGGAACTGGATGTTCTAGCCTTACATCATGAGGGGGGGAAGAGCTGCGTTCAGGTGTTTTTCTTCAGGGGCGGGCAGAGTTTTGGAAATCGGTCCTATTTTCCGCGCCATGATTCAGAGGAAAAGCCTGAGGATATTCTGGCCGCGTTCCTTGCCCAGTTTTATCAGGGCAAGCCAGTGCCTAAGAATGTTCTGGTCAGTCATGAAATTCCACGCAAGGGGGTGATCGAGGAGGCGCTGGCCGCGCAGAGCGGGTATAAGGTTTCGATCAATCTTCCCTTGCGCGGAAAGCGGCGGAAGGTGATTGATTTTGCGCTGGGGAATGCACGGGAGGCTCTGACGCGGCATTTGCTTTCGCAGGCTGGGCAGGCGCGGATGCTGGCGGGGGTGGCTGATTTGTTCGGGATGGCGGAGCCGCCGGAGCGGATCGAGGTTTACGATAACAGTCATATTTCCGGAACGAACATGGTGGGGGCGATGATCGTGGCCGGACCGGAGGGGTTTCAGAAAAATGCTTACCGCCGATTTAACATCAAGCAGGCCGATGCGGCCGACGATTACGGGATGATGCGCGAGGTTCTGACGCGACGGTTCAAGCGGGCGCTCAAGGAACAAGAAGAGAATGGACGCACATCGTGGCCTGATCTTCTGCTGATCGATGGGGGGCAGGGGCAATATAATGTGTGCCGCGAGGTGCTGGAGGAGTGCGGGGTGCTGGGCGAAGTTGTTCTTGTGGCTATCTCCAAGGGGCCGGACCGGAACGCCGGACGGGAAAAGTTTTATATTGAAGGGCGGACGCCGTTTCAGCTTCCGGTTAACGATCCCGTACTGCATTTTTTGCAGCGGTTACGGGATGAGGCGCACCGGTTTGCGATTGCGGGGCATCGGGGCAAGCGACAGAAGCAGATGGTGGCTTCTCCTCTGGACGATGTGCCGGGGATCGGGGCGCGGCGGAAGAAGACGCTGTTGATGTATTTCGGATCAGCCAAGGCCGTGGCCGCGGCGGGGATTGAGGATCTGATGAAAGTGGAGGGGATTTCACGGGCCGTGGCGCAGAAAATCTACGATCATTTTCATGGATAA